Proteins encoded by one window of Bubalus bubalis isolate 160015118507 breed Murrah chromosome 4, NDDB_SH_1, whole genome shotgun sequence:
- the C1QL4 gene encoding complement C1q-like protein 4 gives MVLLLLVAIPLLVHSSQGPAHYEMLGRCRMVCDPHGPRGPGPDGAPASVPPFPPGAKGEAGRRGKAGLRGPPGPPGPRGPPGEPGRPGPPGPPGPGPGGVAPPAGYVPRIAFYAGLRRPHEGYEVLRFDDVVTNVGNAYEAASGKFTCPMPGVYFFAYHVLMRGGDGTSMWADLMKNGQVRASAIAQDADQNYDYASNSVILHLDVGDEVFIKLDGGKVHGGNTNKYSTFSGFIIYPD, from the exons atggtgctgctgctgctggtggccaTTCCGCTGCTAGTGCACAGCTCCCAGGGGCCGGCGCACTACGAGATGCTAGGTCGCTGCCGCATGGTGTGCGACCCGCACGGGCCGCGAGGCCCAGGACCCGACGGCGCACCCGCCTCCGTGCCCCCCTTTCCTCCCGGCGCCAAGGGAGAGGCGGGCCGGCGCGGGAAGGCAGGTCTGCGAGGGCCCCCGGGACCACCAGGTCCTAGAGGGCCTCCAGGAGAGCCGGGCAGGCCAGGTCCTCCGGGCCCTCCCGGCCCAGGCCCCGGCGGAGTGGCGCCCCCTGCCGGCTACGTGCCTCGAATTGCCTTCTATGCTGGCCTGCGGCGGCCACACGAGGGTTACGAGGTGCTGCGCTTCGACGACGTGGTGACCAACGTAGGCAACGCCTATGAGGCGGCCAGTGGCAAGTTCACTTGCCCCATGCCGGGTGTCTACTTCTTTGCTTACCATGTGCTGATGCGCGGCGGTGACGGCACCAGCATGTGGGCCGACTTGATGAAGAATGGACAG GTCCGGGCCAGCGCCATCGCCCAGGATGCCGACCAGAACTACGACTACGCCAGCAACAGTGTGATCCTGCACCTGGATGTGGGCGACGAAGTCTTCATCAAGCTGGACGGCGGGAAGGTGCACGGCGGTAACACCAACAAGTACAGCACCTTTTCTGGCTTCATCATCTACCCGGACTGA